The nucleotide window acttggaagaattaaaaaaaagacaaCATACtgtaaaagaaaagaataatatacattcttttaataatgtTGTTGAAGAATATCCTGATCCAAATAAAATGttatgtaattttttaGAGTCGttagaaaataatactaacgataataataatcatcatcatcataatgATAAAGAGTCAAAAGAAGAAGTTAATGACATGTTAATCTATTCagaatataattatgataataaaaaaaaaacaaaaaaaaaggaaaatttAGCTTGCACCGAACAATTTTTCACTCATCCAAATTCTATggataatattatgatgaataaatcttttcttttccagaaaaaaaaaaattctatacccaattttaattttcatATTGATTTGTTCAATAAACAAACTAAAAATGTTATACACATAAAACCAAAAggaataaattattttgataaatCCATTCAAGTTGATCTTTTcgaaaataatgaaatatcCCTGTTAGATAAtcatataaacaaaaaaataaataaaatggaaaaaatggaaaaaatggaaaaaataaaaaaaacatcATTGTGTTATAGCAGTGAAGACAAAAATGAAGGCGATTCAAAGAATCATCATAAGAACAAGATAAAACATACGAACGATACAAGTATACAcaatgatgataaaaaaaaagaaatgaaagGAGGAAACCAAAACAATGaagtaaataaaaaatgtgaagagaattataataaacaaaatggtcatcataattatatatacgatgaaaataatacaacgtttaattataatgataataagaataataatgtttatGAGGAACACAATGATAATAGGTTCAATGCATATAAGTCAACACATCTAAAAAGTATGAatgtagaaaaaaaaaaagacgagatattaaaaagttCTAGTTTTCTATATTTCCTTGAGAATAGTAGTAAGATTGTAGAGCGTGTTTTAGGAGAACAAGATTTATTTGATTGTACATATActtatgataataatgatatgtTAGAAAATACACAAGATGTGGACAAATTAAAATTGATGAATACATAttattgtaaaaaatatataaatggtCGCGGTATAACAGACGTACGAAcatcaaatatatataatgaattatttttagCCTCTTATGGATTATCAGAATGTAGTAATTGTATAGAACCTGAAGgatatgttttattatgGAATGTTACTATGAAGAACAGACCTGAATATGTATTTACCTCAGAATCTAGTGTATGTACAGCTTTGTTTAATAAATTTCATCCACATTTAATTATAGGTGGTACATATACAGGTAATGTGGTTTTATGGGATATAAGAGCTAGCCAAAAACCAATACAACAAACATTACTTACATCCCAAGGTCATATGCATTCTATATATTGTGCTGAAATAATAGGAACACAAAATTCTCATAATTTAATAACAGCAGATACTGACGGAAGGTTATGTAATTGGTCCTTAAGTATGTTTACATATCCATCTAATACAAtagatttaaaaaaaggaaacCGAGAAATATCTTGCACAACGTTTGCATTTCCTGAAGGtgatataaatacattatatGGAGGAACAGAAGATGGAACATTATTTCAAGCACAAATACATGGTATGAAAGTAGGTATAATTAATTCAGACATTATACATGACGGACCTATAACATCAGCACAATTTCATCCTTCACTTGAAGAAAtgaatgataataatgatttaatattaacaaGTTCGGTAGATTGGACATGTCAATTATTgagtataaaaaatattaagaaTCCTTTAATTGTTTTTGATTCTTTTGAGGATTATATTATGGATATAAAATGGAGTCCGACACACCCTGCTCTTTTTTCAACATGTAGTAGTAATggtaaaataaaattatggaacattttatatgataCTGAATCCTCATTTTATGAGGCTTCTTTAGATAATTCTTCTACAAATAAATTAGCTTGGTCACATGATGGAAAACGACTTATAGCTGCTGACACTCAGGGATACCTGACCCTATGGAATGCATCCTCCGAAATATATCAGCCTAAATTTGAAGACCTCAACAAATTTGATGAGCACATGCAAGCATTGAGGGCTGAGCGCATTGCCGACACGACATCACAAAAGgaaacataaaataaaataaaataaaataaaataaaatatatatatatatatatatatatatatatgtaagtgcttatatatatatatatgttttttttttttttttttttttttttttttttttttttttttttttttttaataaaaattttctttttttttttttttttttttattaaattNNNNNNNNNNNNNNNNNNNNNNNNNNNNNNNNNNNNNNNNNNNNNNNNNNNNNNNNNNNNNNNNNNNNNNNNNNNNNNNNNNNNNNNNNNNNNNNNNNNNNNNNNNNNNNNNNNNNNNNNNNNNNNNNNNNNNNNNNNNNNNNNNNNNNNNNNNNNNNNNNNNNNNNNNNNNNNNNNNNNNNNNNNNNNNNNNNNNNNNNNNNNNNNNNNNNNNNNNNNNNNNNNNNNNNNNNNNNNNNNNNNNNNNNNNNNNNNNNNNNNNNNNNNNNNNNNNNNNNNNNNNNNNNNNNNNNNNNNNNNNNNNNNNNNNNNNNNNNNNNNNNNNNNNNNNNNNNNNNNNNNNNNNNNNNNNNNNNNNNNNNNNNNNNNNNNNNNNNNNNNNNNNNNNNNNNNNNNNNNNTTTTATTAGTGCATTATATTAtcctttatattatttttttatgttgTTTCATAAATACAAATTAGCTTCAtgctttatttttttataattaacatttggtttattatatattcgGCCATCttaaaataacaataaaaataaataaatacatacatacatacatacatacatatatatatatatatatatatatataattatttatttatatttatgtaaacattttaaaaatacaaaaaaaataatataaaggataatataatgcactaataaaaaaacaaattttcttttttctgcttgttttaaaatatatctttgtatttatatttatatttacatttgtgtctctttatttatatggtTCTGTACTTTGGGACCTATACTCATCTTCGAAATAAATATCCCCCTACATGAATGAATTAATGGAAAGGTTCGCACACatttatttgaaaaaacatattttcCATTGGTAAAAAGGAATTTATCTTTACCAgcatttaataaatgaatattagGATACTTTTCTAGAACATATTGTATGACTTgttcattttcttcttcaaAAAATGAGCAGgttgaataaataaaaattttagctgttttaaaaatatttattgCATGcgttaatatatttttttgaaattcTGATAATTTGTTCactttattaataaaacaaGTAGGGACCTTGGGGATGTTACCTTTTAAAACATCATCACTAAtagaataatttttatgttcaTCTAATTTGTTATTATGAGATGTAATGTTGTcttgtttattatatggAATGTTTTTATGACTATCAgattgtaataatatatatttattattattattattattattattattacaacTAGCTTTGctcttatatttatttatcacatttttatttttctgATCATCTTTATAAGGGTGGAGACATATATTGGccatattatttttgtatataaaatcTGGCATACCACTAGAAGAACATGAAGGATCAATAAATACAACATCGATATTTGGGAATGTTGAAAAATCTTGAGGTgttaaattaaaaaaatcacaattatatatttttataaacaattctttatttatgtgttgtatataatatacatttttttgtacACCCATCTTGGAATTATTATCcatgtttttatatacactttttgatttattttgttttgtattttgttttgtattttttttttcattatgaaaaaaagtTTTCTTATTGAGTGTTATCTTTTGAGTATCATCAAAGCTTTCATCCATATATATCCCCacatattctttattttttaaaagttcttttaataaagtATAACATCTTTTTCTATCCTTTTCGATACATATCAAGTAtccttttttctttaaaagagttaaagaaaaaatggCTTTACTTCCTGGAGAAGAACAAACATCAACTATAATCATAcccttttttatatttgcTGCTTGCACAACTAAACATGATGTTTTATCTATTATGCGTATTTTATTctctttatatatattataatgatttaTAAGTTTATATACATCTTTGTTATTAATTTTGTACAAAAATTCTACATCTTCATCCATTTCAATaggtatattttttttcataagttcatttataatatgttcacatttattattattactaagatcgttattaaataatgtaCACTTGTTTTCGATATTTCTTATACTTTCCATATTCTCAATACATTTTGAATTATCTTTATAGAGATTTTCatcttcatatttttcatcatatataataaaatatttctttataattccttcttttaatttttcatcatGATTAAAACGatctttattttcttcgtagtatttcataatatccttttccttcttttttatttctctTTTTATAAGTCCTCCGCCGTCGATTTTTTTTCTGTGCACTAACACGCTTAGGAGTATTAGCCCTAAGTATTTATTCTTACATACCTTCtttaaaaacatattatatatttcatttagTATGTTCAAATCTTCTAGGGTTTTGTACAGCAGGTAATGTAGCTAAGAGAAGAGAATAGcaaaacatatataatatataaatatatgtatataaatatatgtatataaatatatgtatataaatatatatttatttatatattattattttttttttttaccttTTTTTTGGACGGATCatctttttcatataaaatttcttttatacCTTTCCCTTGGCAACACTTGGATAACATAGATGCGGCCTTTCTATATATGAATGACATCTTTATAACACTCAATCATTTTaaacaaaacaaataaataaataaataaataaataaatatatatatatatatatatatataattatgtaagtataatttacattatattatttttatattaaaaaataattcatattttcatatattttattattacattttaaaatattatacatttattttttattttattttttttttttttttcccccatcgcatttatacatataatatatataaaacaacgttgcttgttattatatgaaaggataatatatatataaaatacaatacaataatatatacgATGGTTATTTAGTTAagcatattatatataatatatttataatatatattatattatattatattatatttttttgaaggACAATCGGAGAACCCActgcatatatatatatatatatatatatatatatatatatatatatgaaataatatattatatgtatatataatattgtaagaggttttttcttttcctttttttatgaaatatatataaacctttattattttaaataacaTTCGGTACATAACtttgtaattatatatatatatatatatatatatatatatattttgataataatcatatatatattatatatgtacatattgtatatttttgtttatgtATGATTTTGGGCTGTGAAATTATGAAGATTGGTTGGGCGAGTATAcaataaatgtaataatgacaatttaaggaaaatattatgtatatatatatatatattNNNNNNNNNNNNNNNNNNNNNNNNNNNNNNNNNNNNNNNNNNNNNNNNNNNNNNNNNNNNNNNNNNNNNNNNNNNNNNNNNNNNNNNNNNNNNNNNNNNNaatatataattttatatatatataatggCACATTTTCATAATGAAGATGTTAAAGAAATTCAGCCCCTTCTCGTTCATGGTTTTACAAAAGAGATATAATACAAGTGAACAGAAAATTTTTGATAAGATAAAAAACCTAATTAATAGTAATAAGAATTTAAGACATAGCTATgatgaaaaagataaaatagaaataataaatattgataatgaaattataaacaaaggaaatatttcttttacgtgtgatataataaatgaagattttacaaaaaatcataataaaaaagataacATTGATGAGATAACAAATGTAAATATGTACcatgattattataatataaaagatgaatataataatgtaatgtctaataataatgtagaTATAAAATCTTTTATTCGAGAAACCattgattattataaatccttacaattaaaaaaaaaaaaagatcATCTAAATGTATTGaatgcaaaaaaaaaagattattcaaatatcaaagaatattataataaaaatgaagacATAAAGGAAATAGAACAAGATAATACTTTTATCTcgaataataaaaattatgataaaaataatatacacaATGCTTTTCATAGTGATATCTTCTactataataattatgacAATACCAAAAGTAAAcataatcaaaataatcTAAATGGTCAAAATAATCTAAATGGTcaaaataatcaaaatggtcaaaataatcaaaatggtcaaaatattcaaaatggtcaaaatattcaaaatgGTCAACATATTCAAAATGGtcaaaatattcaaaatggtcaaaatattcaaaatggtcaaaatattcataatagTACACATGAAAAAAACTGCGGgtcatataattttttaacGCCGGCACAAgttttttttgaaaataacAAAGAAAAGCTGATTCAAGAAAGctataaatattacaaagAACGAgaaaataacataaataaagaGGATTATCTttatgatgaaaatgaagGTTATTATAACTATGCAAACATGAAAACGCCAATAATCAGACCTTATGAAAAAGAAGGGTTTTTATTTAACTatgaagatgatgatgattataataataaggataatgatgatgaaggAGAAGATGATATGACCTTAGAAAAAGGTATAATGCCTACGATTGAACAAattgtatgtatattaaaaCATGAAAAAGTAAAAGATATTAAAGTTATAGATCTTGATAAATGTGGAAGAAGAGATATAGGTatgtttttaatattatgtacaGGTAATACAGcaaaacataataaaaaagtaggaaaattaataagtaaaatatttatagatTTAGAAATACCATATATATCTAACGTAGTTTATTGTTATTGTAATAAATTTGATGATTGGATAATAACACATTGTGGACCActcaaaataaatattgttacaaaagaattaagaaatttatatgatatagAAAACTTATTTCTATATCCACATGAACATTTTGATAGTACTAACTTCCCTTCGTTTTTTGATTACACTCCTGGAATCCCACCTCCATATCTAGTCAGGAGTAATGCTTCTATGGATTCTTATAAAAACGATGATATATACACTAAATTCTTAACGGAAAAATgaaatcataaaaatatatacatatatatgtctcacgatatattataaatatctatatatatatatataatataatcCTTTACaattcaaaataaaagaaaatacaaaaatgtatttcacaaaaattaaatatatatatatatatattatatatatatgaatatattttccatttttaaGAATTATATCTACAAACACATTCACgacataaaaaaaaaaaaaattacttATAAAGACGGATGGGACAAACGATATTTTGGAATATGcacaaaaataaaaaataaaaaaataataaataaataaatgaataaataaatgaataaataaatgaataaaataagagagatattattttgaaatTTTCATCTAACGAtacattaaatataaacttacagtaaacatatatacatatataaatatataaNNNNNNNNNNNNNNNNNNNNNNNNNNNNNNNNNNNNNNNNNNNNNNNNNNNNNNNNNNNNNNNNNNNNNNNNNNNNNNNNNNNNNNNNNNNNNNNNNNNNATCCTAGATAAATAACATAgttgaatatataaaccaagaagagaaaaaaaaagtgaaTTGGACAGAGAACCTGAGATATGAAACacagaaaataaaattcaaagaaacaataaataaaatgagCATAACAGAAAATAACTTGTCATATGCAAGTAGaagaatatttaataaagtCTTTGAAAAAGACATATCatgcaaaaaaaaaaaaaatatatgtcaaaataatgttgaagaaataaaagatgATGGAAATTATGTAACTGCATcatataaaacaaataaagaaataaaaaaagaaaaatacgaaaacattttaattaataagattaaaaataatgtggaattttttttatcaaacTTTTCTGTTCCTTTGGATAGTCctctttatataaaaggagagaaaattaaagaccaagaaaatgatgatatgTTATCGTTATCTGAAAACGTGATTACAAAAAGTgtaaaagatataaaaaatatcaacatatatgaacataataataataataattatgatgatgatgatcaatatatatcttgtgaaaaaaaaaatataaacaatacATATAGTAAAAAACAAGTTAATTATCTTAAAATAAATTGTAACGttatagaaataaataattgtGGAAAggaaatttttaataaatatattattttacaaaattgTTCTTCAAGTATAATActttacaaaataatatttagaaataaaattttattaaataataataaaataaaattaaacgatgttttatattatgatgtaaataaaaatgttactctttttatatatcctAATTCTGGTTATATAAAACCAAATGGAAgcaaacaaaaaatattgttaacatttatatttaaatattttgttaataGTTTTGGATGTATAactataaaatattattgtaataataatatatttaaagaatatgtata belongs to Plasmodium reichenowi strain SY57 chromosome 10, whole genome shotgun sequence and includes:
- a CDS encoding cytoplasmic dynein intermediate chain, putative yields the protein MHLPVYNMESISECDILKPIDESERLELENKINEQMVELEVKKKYLEELKKRQHTVKEKNNIHSFNNVVEEYPDPNKMLCNFLESLENNTNDNNNHHHHNDKESKEEVNDMLIYSEYNYDNKKKTKKKENLACTEQFFTHPNSMDNIMMNKSFLFQKKKNSIPNFNFHIDLFNKQTKNVIHIKPKGINYFDKSIQVDLFENNEISLLDNHINKKINKMEKMEKMEKIKKTSLCYSSEDKNEGDSKNHHKNKIKHTNDTSIHNDDKKKEMKGGNQNNEVNKKCEENYNKQNGHHNYIYDENNTTFNYNDNKNNNVYEEHNDNRFNAYKSTHLKSMNVEKKKDEILKSSSFLYFLENSSKIVERVLGEQDLFDCTYTYDNNDMLENTQDVDKLKLMNTYYCKKYINGRGITDVRTSNIYNELFLASYGLSECSNCIEPEGYVLLWNVTMKNRPEYVFTSESSVCTALFNKFHPHLIIGGTYTGNVVLWDIRASQKPIQQTLLTSQGHMHSIYCAEIIGTQNSHNLITADTDGRLCNWSLSMFTYPSNTIDLKKGNREISCTTFAFPEGDINTLYGGTEDGTLFQAQIHGMKVGIINSDIIHDGPITSAQFHPSLEEMNDNNDLILTSSVDWTCQLLSIKNIKNPLIVFDSFEDYIMDIKWSPTHPALFSTCSSNGKIKLWNILYDTESSFYEASLDNSSTNKLAWSHDGKRLIAADTQGYLTLWNASSEIYQPKFEDLNKFDEHMQALRAERIADTTSQKET
- a CDS encoding hypothetical protein (conserved Plasmodium protein, unknown function), translating into MLKKFSPFSFMVLQKRYNTSEQKIFDKIKNLINSNKNLRHSYDEKDKIEIINIDNEIINKGNISFTCDIINEDFTKNHNKKDNIDEITNVNMYHDYYNIKDEYNNVMSNNNVDIKSFIRETIDYYKSLQLKKKKDHLNVLNAKKKDYSNIKEYYNKNEDIKEIEQDNTFISNNKNYDKNNIHNAFHSDIFYYNNYDNTKSKHNQNNLNGQNNLNGQNNQNGQNNQNGQNIQNGQNIQNGQHIQNGQNIQNGQNIQNGQNIHNSTHEKNCGSYNFLTPAQVFFENNKEKLIQESYKYYKERENNINKEDYLYDENEGYYNYANMKTPIIRPYEKEGFLFNYEDDDDYNNKDNDDEGEDDMTLEKGIMPTIEQIVCILKHEKVKDIKVIDLDKCGRRDIGMFLILCTGNTAKHNKKVGKLISKIFIDLEIPYISNVVYCYCNKFDDWIITHCGPLKINIVTKELRNLYDIENLFLYPHEHFDSTNFPSFFDYTPGIPPPYLVRSNASMDSYKNDDIYTKFLTEK
- a CDS encoding S-adenosyl-L-methionine-dependent methyltransferase, putative, with protein sequence MSFIYRKAASMLSKCCQGKGIKEILYEKDDPSKKKLHYLLYKTLEDLNILNEIYNMFLKKVCKNKYLGLILLSVLVHRKKIDGGGLIKREIKKKEKDIMKYYEENKDRFNHDEKLKEGIIKKYFIIYDEKYEDENLYKDNSKCIENMESIRNIENKCTLFNNDLSNNNKCEHIINELMKKNIPIEMDEDVEFLYKINNKDVYKLINHYNIYKENKIRIIDKTSCLVVQAANIKKGMIIVDVCSSPGSKAIFSLTLLKKKGYLICIEKDRKRCYTLLKELLKNKEYVGIYMDESFDDTQKITLNKKTFFHNEKKNTKQNTKQNKSKSVYKNMDNNSKMGVQKNVYYIQHINKELFIKIYNCDFFNLTPQDFSTFPNIDVVFIDPSCSSSGMPDFIYKNNMANICLHPYKDDQKNKNVINKYKSKASCNNNNNNNNNKYILLQSDSHKNIPYNKQDNITSHNNKLDEHKNYSISDDVLKGNIPKVPTCFINKVNKLSEFQKNILTHAINIFKTAKIFIYSTCSFFEEENEQVIQYVLEKYPNIHLLNAGKDKFLFTNGKYVFSNKCVRTFPLIHSCRGIFISKMSIGPKVQNHINKETQM